A stretch of the Amia ocellicauda isolate fAmiCal2 chromosome 10, fAmiCal2.hap1, whole genome shotgun sequence genome encodes the following:
- the uprt gene encoding uracil phosphoribosyltransferase homolog, giving the protein METYFDCGIATDKTMPCQNQQLNNSANQEHAVLSSTKQVRFASNSNSGISALSNGEVEEITETGETDINNEILQEIGSQLKLLPLNDQIRELQTIIRDKTTSRGDFVFCADRLIRLVVEEGLNQLPYSECTVTTPTGHKYDGVKFEKGNCGVSIMRSGEAMEQGLRDCCRSIRIGKILIQSDEETQKAKVYYAKFPPDIYRRKVLLMYPILSTGNTVIEAVKVLIEHGLQPKHIILLSLFSTPHGAKSIIQEFPEITILTTEVHPVAPTHFGQKYFGTD; this is encoded by the exons ATGGAAACGTATTTTGACTGCGGTATCGCCACTGATAAGACCATGCCTTGCCAGAACCAGCAGCTCAACAACAGTGCCAACCAGGAGCATGCTGTGTTGAGCAGCACCAAGCAGGTCAGGTTTGCGAGCAATAGCAATAGTGGCATCTCAGCACTTTCCAACGGGGAAGTAGAGGAAATCACTGAAACGGGCGAAACTGACATCAACAACGAAATACTCCAGGAGATCGGATCGCAGTTGAAACTACTCCCTTTGAATGACCAAATCCGAGAGTTGCAGACCATCATTAGAGACAA AACAACCAGCAGAGGGGACTTCGTATTTTGTGCTGATCGACTG ATCAGACTAGTGGTGGAAGAAGGACTCAATCAATTACCATACAGTGAGTGCACAGTCACCACACCCACAG GGCACAAGTATGATGGGGTCAAGTTTGAAAAGGGCAATTGTGGTGTCAGTATCATGAGAAGCG GCGAAGCGATGGAGCAGGGGCTGAGAGACTGCTGCAGATCCATCCGCATCGGCAAGATCCTCATCCAGAGCGATGAGGAGACTCAGAAAGCCAAAGTGTACTATGCCAAATTCCCCCCAGACATTTACAGGAGGAAGGTTCTGCTCATGTACCCGATACTCA GTACTGGTAATACAGTGATTGAAGCGGTCAAAGTGCTCATAGAACACGGCCTACAACCTAAACATATCATACTGCTCAGCCTCTTCTCTACACCTCATG GTGCAAAGTCAATCATACAGGAATTTCCAGAAATCACAATCCTGACCACCGAGGTACATCCTGTGGCCCCAACACATTTTGGACAGAAATACTTTGGCACGGATTAG
- the zdhhc15b gene encoding palmitoyltransferase ZDHHC15B, with protein sequence MALSRGLRWCQRIFSWIPVIIITAVVLWSYYAYVFELCLFTLSNTLEKVAYILVFHVCFTMFAWTYWKSIFTPPSSPSKKFHLSYSDKERYEMEERPEVQKQILLDIAKKLPVFTRAASGAVRFCDRCQLIKPDRCHHCSVCEMCVLKMDHHCPWVNNCVCFSNYKFFLLFLAYSMIYCIYIAATVFRYFIKFWAGELPNGHAKFHVLFLMFVALMFFVSLMFLFVYHCWLVAKNRSTLEAFSSPVFQTGPDRNGFNVGFRKNLQQVFGEDKKYWFIPVSSSLGDGHFFPMRCVNESRNPLLANEEQWDEGGSDEESSALQTDPSVTIEMET encoded by the exons ATGGCTCTGTCGAGAGGGCTGAGGTGGTGCCAAAGGATTTTCTCCTGGATACCTGTCATTATTATCACTGCCGTGGTGTTGTGGTCTTATTACGCCTATGTTTTTGAGCTGTGTCTGT TTACACTCAGCAACACTCTAGAAAAAG TTGCCTATATACTGGTGTTCCATGTTTGTTTTACAATGTTTGCCTGGACGTATTGGAAGTCTATCTTTACACCCCCATCTTCACCTTCAAAAAAG TTCCATCTATCCTACTCGGACAAAGAAAGATATGAAATGGAGGAGAGACCAGAAGTACAAAAACAGATTCTGCTTGATATTGCAAAGAAGCTCCCAGTGTTCACACGTGCAGCCTCTGGAG CGGTCAGGTTTTGCGACCGATGCCAGTTAATCAAGCCAGATCGGTGTCATCACTGTTCAGTCTGTGAAAT GTGTGTTCTGAAAATGGATCATCATTGTCCTTG GGTGAATAACTGTGTTTGCTTTTCGAACTACAAGTTTTTCCTGTTGTTCCTCGCTTATTCCATGATCTACTGCATCTATATTGCTGCAACAGTATTTCGGTATTTCATCAAGTTTTGGGCA GGCGAGCTTCCCAATGGACATGCCAAGTTCCATGTATTATTCTTAATGTTTGTTGCTCTCATGTTCTTTGTGAGTCTCATGTTTCTGTTTGTCTACCACTGCTGGTTGGTGGCTAAGAACAGATCCACGCTAG AGGCATTTTCCTCTCCAGTGTTTCAGACTGGGCCTGACAGAAATGGCTTTAATGTTGGCTTTCGAAAAAATCTGCAGCAGGTGTTTGGAGAAGACAAGAAATACTGGTTCATACCTGTGTCTTCCAG CCTGGGTGACGGCCACTTCTTCCCCATGCGGTGTGTGAATGAATCCCGAAATCCTCTGTTAGCTAATGAGGAGCAGTGGGACGAGGGGGGATCGGATGAAGAGAGCTCGG CACTTCAAACAGATCCTTCAGTGACCATAGAAATGGAGACATAG